The DNA region AGCCGTTGGGTGTCATACGCGATGAGGCCAGCGAAGATGAGGACGCCTGCAGCGCTGACGACGAACGAAAAGCCGGGCGGATTCCAGAACATCTGGACGAAAGTTGCGATGATCAGTCCAACGAGGCCGACAAGCAGGAAGCTCCCGAAGCCCGACATGTCCATCCGCGTGGTGTAGCCGAACAGCGAAAGGGCGCCGAACGCCGTGGCCGTGATCAGGAAAGTCGAGACCAGCGAGGCGCCGGTGTACACAAGTCCGAGCACCCCCAACGATGCCCCGATGAGAGCCGCGACCGTCCAATATATGAAGCTCGCGCCGCTGGCGTTCGGGCGGCGCATGACGAACATGGCGCCCAGGAGCACGACAAGCGGCGCGAAAACGACAGCGAGGCCAACCGGCGTGTAGCCGGCGAAAGAGCCTTCGGGTGTCACCCGAAACAAGGTATCGCGCACAGGCGCGATCATGCTTGTTGTGTAAGCAAGCGCCCCCGACAGTGTAAGTCCGAGCGCCACCTTATTGTAGACGCCCAGCATAAAGCGGCGAAGCCCAAGATCGATCGACATGTCGGCGCGTGCTGCTGGCGCAGCGGGGAAGCGCTCGTCGTGTGAGTGCGACATGTGGGTTGTTCCTCTGTTAGTCGTCCTTCGTAACCGCCACGCGCTGCAATGGAGCGATGGCGCCTGATTAGCAGCCGCGCCTGCGATCGGCGTCCGATGTCGGTTGGCCGCCGTGATCAGCGTGCGCGTCCGGCGTCTCGTCGGCGCGTTGGGTGATGCGACGGCCGTGGCGATGCCCGCCATGGCGATGTCCAAACAGGTGAAGGGCGAAAAAGGCGATGATCAGGATAATCCACGCCCAATTGCTGGCTAGCCAATCCATGACCGACCTCATTGTGAGAGCGGCGGGACTTGCCGCTCCTTATTTCTTGATACGCAGCGGATCGGATCGCCCCTGGAGCCTTGTCCGCGTTTCATCAGCCCTGCTTGCCTGCACCCGCGCGTGGACGCAGCTCTTCCCGGCGAGAGTGCTCTGGTCGCATGCGGGGTGGGACGCATCTGGACGGTACGGGCGTTGCGCCTATGCCGCGCCCTCCGGGAGGTGATAGTTCGAGAAGACGCGGGTGCAAGCGGGCGAGCGTTCGCGAGCGTCGGGTCTGAGGTCAAGGCGCGGCGACGACGTTCCGCGGCGCTCCTCGCGCAAACGCCTCGATGTTGGCCAGCGTCGTATCGATGATGCGGGCGAGCGCCTCGGTCGTATTGTAGGCATTGTGCGGCGTCACCAACACGTTGGCAAAACCCAGCAATGCGTGATTAGCGGCGAAGGCTCTAAGGTCGGCGTTGGTCGCGGCGCCAGCGCGAAATATCTGGGCTTCGTCGCGTAGCTGGGCCTCCTGCGCCATGACGTCGAGGCCAGCGCCCGCGAGGCGCCCCTCGGCGAGCGCGCGCACCAGCGCCTCCGCATCGACTACAG from Vitreimonas flagellata includes:
- a CDS encoding Bax inhibitor-1/YccA family protein, with product MSHSHDERFPAAPAARADMSIDLGLRRFMLGVYNKVALGLTLSGALAYTTSMIAPVRDTLFRVTPEGSFAGYTPVGLAVVFAPLVVLLGAMFVMRRPNASGASFIYWTVAALIGASLGVLGLVYTGASLVSTFLITATAFGALSLFGYTTRMDMSGFGSFLLVGLVGLIIATFVQMFWNPPGFSFVVSAAGVLIFAGLIAYDTQRLKNAYYQLGGDAAALGAATSYGALSLYLDFINLFQFLLAFLGERRS
- a CDS encoding DUF2933 domain-containing protein, producing MDWLASNWAWIILIIAFFALHLFGHRHGGHRHGRRITQRADETPDAHADHGGQPTSDADRRRGC